Proteins encoded within one genomic window of Sphaerotilus montanus:
- the rsmG gene encoding 16S rRNA (guanine(527)-N(7))-methyltransferase RsmG — protein MRHDLIAGAEALGCPLDDAQADRLLGYLDLLARWNKVYNLTALRDPAQMLTHHLLDSLAVIAPMRRHLVEVGSRVRGNDGGSTVLDVGSGGGLPGVVIAATQPNITVTCVDTVQKKVTFVRQVAAELRLPNLQARHTRVEAITDTQWPLITARAFASLPDIVTLTRPLLAPGGVWMAMKGQHPAEEITALPADIEVFHIEPLQVPGLNAERCIVWMRQR, from the coding sequence ATGCGGCATGACCTGATCGCCGGGGCCGAAGCGCTCGGCTGCCCGCTGGATGACGCGCAGGCCGATCGGCTGCTCGGCTATCTCGACCTGCTGGCGCGCTGGAACAAGGTCTACAACCTGACCGCGCTGCGCGACCCGGCGCAGATGCTGACGCACCACCTGCTGGACAGCCTGGCGGTGATTGCGCCGATGCGGCGGCATCTGGTGGAAGTGGGTTCCCGCGTTCGCGGGAATGACGGGGGGAGTACCGTGCTGGACGTCGGCAGCGGCGGCGGCCTGCCCGGCGTCGTCATCGCGGCCACCCAGCCGAACATCACCGTCACCTGCGTCGACACCGTGCAGAAGAAGGTCACCTTCGTCCGCCAGGTCGCCGCCGAGCTGCGCCTGCCCAACCTGCAGGCCCGCCACACCCGCGTCGAAGCGATCACCGACACGCAGTGGCCGCTGATCACCGCCCGCGCCTTTGCGTCGCTGCCGGACATCGTGACGCTCACGCGCCCGCTGCTGGCACCCGGCGGCGTGTGGATGGCGATGAAGGGCCAGCACCCGGCCGAGGAGATCACCGCGCTGCCCGCCGACATCGAGGTGTTCCACATCGAGCCGCTGCAGGTGCCGGGCCTGAACGCCGAGCGCTGCATCGTCTGGATGCGTCAGCGCTGA
- a CDS encoding SDR family oxidoreductase: MKIENSVVLVTGANRGIGLAFARELLARGARKVYAAARDPATVTLQGVQALQLDVTQPDQLAAAAQVAADVNLVINNAGIAQPGGFLAQDSEAVARRIFETNFFGVLGVSKAFAPVLKANGGGALLNVLSVASWVNGGELAAYSASKSAAWSLTNALRHELAGQKTQVLGLHMAYVDTDLTRGFEVEKSSAEVIVQRALDGLEAGADEVLADVLTQQIRHGLTAPRPIYLPQDYQR, translated from the coding sequence ATGAAGATCGAAAACTCCGTTGTGCTTGTCACCGGTGCCAACCGTGGCATCGGCCTGGCGTTTGCGCGCGAACTGCTGGCGCGTGGTGCCCGCAAGGTCTACGCCGCCGCACGCGATCCCGCGACCGTCACCTTGCAGGGTGTTCAAGCCTTGCAGCTTGACGTCACCCAGCCCGACCAACTCGCCGCTGCTGCCCAAGTGGCCGCCGACGTGAACCTGGTGATCAACAACGCAGGCATTGCCCAGCCCGGCGGTTTCCTGGCGCAGGACAGCGAAGCGGTGGCCCGCCGCATCTTCGAGACCAATTTCTTCGGCGTGCTGGGCGTGAGCAAGGCTTTTGCACCCGTGCTCAAGGCCAACGGCGGTGGCGCACTGCTCAACGTGTTGTCGGTGGCGTCATGGGTCAACGGCGGCGAGCTGGCCGCCTACTCGGCGAGCAAGTCGGCCGCCTGGTCGTTGACCAATGCCCTGCGCCACGAGCTGGCCGGGCAGAAGACCCAGGTGCTGGGCCTGCACATGGCGTATGTCGACACCGACCTCACGCGGGGCTTCGAGGTCGAGAAAAGCAGTGCGGAGGTGATCGTGCAGCGGGCGCTCGACGGGCTGGAGGCGGGCGCCGATGAGGTGCTGGCCGACGTGCTCACCCAGCAGATCCGGCATGGCCTGACGGCGCCGCGCCCGATCTACCTCCCCCAGGACTACCAGCGATGA
- a CDS encoding NADP-dependent oxidoreductase gives MKALTFKRYGKSPEIGFSDVPRPALKADELLVQVHAASVNPIDNMIPTGLFKAVVKFQLPATLGSDLAGVVTEVGSRVTRFKPGDAVFANIFDLGTGSIAEFAVVPESAAALKPANLDFVQAASIPMVGLTSWQALKERVDLRPGQKVFIPAGSGGIGTFAIQLAKWLGATVGTTTSTGNVDLVRSLGADEVVDYKKQAFETALSGYDAALGTVRGDSIEKSIGILKARGKIVSLVGPLDVAFARARRANLVLTVVFALMSHKIMRLAKKQGVDYSFLFARADGDQLAQIGKLLETQRIRPVIDRVFPFEQAKEALDYLAQGRAKGKVVVQMR, from the coding sequence ATGAAAGCACTCACCTTCAAACGCTATGGCAAGTCGCCCGAGATCGGGTTCTCAGACGTCCCTCGCCCTGCGCTGAAGGCGGATGAACTGCTGGTCCAGGTGCATGCAGCGAGCGTGAACCCGATCGACAACATGATTCCGACCGGGCTCTTCAAGGCCGTCGTGAAGTTCCAGCTTCCGGCCACGCTGGGCAGCGATCTGGCGGGTGTCGTGACCGAGGTCGGCAGTCGGGTGACCCGCTTCAAGCCGGGTGATGCGGTCTTCGCCAACATCTTCGACCTGGGCACGGGTTCGATCGCCGAGTTCGCGGTGGTGCCCGAGAGTGCTGCCGCACTTAAGCCGGCCAACCTGGATTTTGTGCAGGCGGCGTCGATCCCGATGGTCGGGCTCACGTCCTGGCAGGCGCTGAAGGAACGCGTCGATCTGCGCCCAGGCCAGAAGGTCTTCATTCCGGCCGGTTCCGGCGGCATCGGCACCTTCGCGATCCAGTTGGCCAAGTGGTTGGGCGCCACGGTGGGCACGACCACCAGCACCGGCAATGTGGATCTGGTGCGCAGTCTGGGCGCCGACGAGGTGGTCGACTATAAGAAGCAGGCGTTCGAGACCGCGCTGAGCGGCTACGACGCGGCGCTCGGCACCGTCAGGGGTGACTCGATCGAAAAGTCCATCGGCATCCTCAAGGCGCGCGGCAAGATCGTCTCCTTGGTCGGGCCGCTGGACGTCGCTTTCGCTCGCGCTCGCCGGGCCAATCTCGTCTTGACGGTCGTGTTCGCGCTGATGAGCCACAAGATCATGCGCTTGGCAAAGAAGCAGGGCGTCGACTACTCGTTCCTCTTTGCCCGCGCCGACGGCGATCAACTCGCCCAGATCGGCAAGCTCCTCGAAACGCAACGCATCCGGCCCGTGATCGACCGGGTATTTCCCTTCGAGCAGGCCAAGGAAGCGCTGGACTACCTCGCCCAGGGGCGCGCCAAGGGCAAGGTCGTCGTGCAGATGCGATAG
- a CDS encoding PaaI family thioesterase, with translation MTAAPSSDFQPADADFAARVRGSFAQQAAMALIGAELVEVGPGRIVMTLAHSARVTQQHGFIHAGIVSTALDSACGYAAATLMPAEAGVLTIEFKVNLLAPARGPLLRIEGRVTKAGRTISVADGQAWQPHPTRAGEDQLVATITATLMTVTGRDNVRH, from the coding sequence ATGACCGCTGCGCCCTCCTCCGACTTCCAGCCCGCCGACGCCGACTTTGCCGCCCGCGTGCGCGGCTCGTTTGCGCAGCAGGCCGCGATGGCGCTGATCGGCGCCGAGCTGGTCGAGGTCGGCCCGGGCAGGATCGTGATGACGCTGGCGCACAGCGCGCGCGTGACCCAGCAGCACGGCTTCATCCATGCCGGCATCGTCTCCACCGCGCTCGATTCGGCCTGCGGCTACGCGGCGGCCACGCTGATGCCGGCAGAGGCGGGGGTGCTGACGATCGAGTTCAAGGTCAACCTGCTGGCCCCGGCGCGCGGCCCGCTGCTGCGCATCGAAGGCCGCGTGACCAAGGCCGGACGCACCATCAGCGTCGCCGACGGGCAGGCCTGGCAGCCACACCCGACCCGCGCAGGCGAAGACCAGCTCGTCGCCACGATCACGGCCACGCTGATGACGGTCACGGGCCGCGACAACGTGCGCCACTGA
- a CDS encoding ParA family protein, with product MAKIFCIANQKGGVGKTTTTVNLAAGLARIGQRVLLVDLDPQGNATMGSGLDKRALVQTVYDVLLGSASVREARQTMDPVGYDVLGANRELAGAEVELVHLEHRDRRLKAALAEVQDDYDFILIDCPPSLSLLTLNGLTCAHGVIVPMQCEYFALEGLSDLVNSIKQVHANLNRDLSIIGLLRVMFDPRITLQQQVSEQLQAHFGEKVFQTIIPRNVRLAEAPSYGLPGVVFDPNAKGSQAFIAFAQELVDRVGLPAAKKKAPSRKASPATQTTPKRQTPSA from the coding sequence ATGGCCAAGATCTTCTGCATCGCCAACCAGAAAGGCGGCGTCGGCAAGACGACCACCACCGTCAACCTGGCCGCCGGGCTGGCACGCATCGGCCAGCGCGTGCTGCTGGTCGATCTCGATCCCCAGGGCAATGCCACGATGGGCTCGGGCCTCGACAAGCGGGCACTGGTGCAGACCGTCTATGACGTGCTGCTCGGTTCGGCCAGCGTGCGCGAGGCGCGGCAGACGATGGACCCGGTCGGCTACGACGTGCTGGGCGCCAACCGCGAACTGGCCGGCGCCGAGGTGGAGCTCGTCCACCTGGAGCACCGCGACCGGCGCCTGAAGGCCGCGCTGGCCGAGGTGCAGGACGACTACGACTTCATCCTGATCGACTGCCCGCCGTCCCTGAGCCTGCTGACGCTCAACGGCCTGACCTGCGCCCACGGCGTGATCGTGCCGATGCAGTGCGAGTACTTCGCGCTCGAAGGGCTGTCGGACCTGGTCAACTCGATCAAGCAGGTCCACGCCAACCTGAACCGCGACCTGAGCATCATCGGCCTGCTGCGCGTGATGTTCGACCCGCGCATCACGCTGCAGCAGCAGGTCAGCGAGCAGCTGCAGGCGCACTTCGGCGAGAAGGTGTTCCAGACCATCATCCCGCGCAATGTGCGGCTGGCGGAAGCACCGAGCTACGGCCTGCCCGGCGTGGTGTTCGACCCGAACGCCAAGGGCTCGCAGGCCTTCATCGCCTTCGCGCAGGAGCTGGTCGACCGGGTCGGGCTGCCGGCCGCGAAGAAGAAGGCCCCGTCCCGCAAGGCCTCCCCAGCGACTCAGACCACGCCGAAGCGCCAGACTCCGTCCGCCTGA
- the can gene encoding carbonate dehydratase — protein MTTELQELFESNRRWAAEVEQREPGFFSRLLKQQTPQYLWIGCADSRVPANELVDLLPGDLFVHRNIANVVVPSDLNALSVIQYAVDALRVRHIIVVGHSNCGGVKAALNNLRVGLADNWLRHIQDVRNTHRAFLEQVPQERRVDALVELNVLEQARNVCRTTIVEDAWQRGQEVVIHGWVYGLHNGLLEDLRMTVAGIDDIEPAHARAVEAVHQRYLGDSTSD, from the coding sequence ATGACTACCGAACTGCAAGAGCTCTTCGAGAGCAACCGCCGCTGGGCCGCCGAAGTCGAACAACGCGAGCCCGGTTTCTTCTCCCGACTGCTCAAGCAACAGACGCCGCAGTACCTGTGGATCGGCTGCGCCGACAGCCGTGTCCCGGCCAACGAGCTGGTCGATCTGCTGCCGGGCGACCTCTTCGTGCACCGCAACATCGCCAATGTGGTCGTGCCCAGCGACCTCAACGCGCTGTCGGTGATCCAGTACGCGGTGGATGCCCTGCGCGTGCGGCACATCATCGTGGTGGGCCACTCCAACTGCGGCGGCGTCAAGGCGGCGCTGAACAACCTGCGCGTGGGCCTGGCCGACAACTGGCTGCGCCACATCCAGGACGTGCGCAACACGCACCGCGCCTTCCTGGAGCAGGTGCCGCAGGAGCGGCGCGTCGATGCACTGGTCGAGCTGAACGTGCTGGAGCAGGCCCGCAACGTCTGCCGCACCACCATCGTGGAGGACGCCTGGCAGCGCGGCCAGGAGGTCGTCATCCACGGCTGGGTCTACGGCCTGCACAACGGCCTGCTCGAAGACCTGCGCATGACCGTGGCGGGCATCGACGACATCGAGCCGGCCCATGCACGTGCCGTGGAAGCGGTGCACCAGCGCTATCTCGGCGACAGCACCAGCGACTGA
- a CDS encoding GH32 C-terminal domain-containing protein, translated as MTVPRALSLDARGRLNLCPVAEIAALREALVDVATSGAQRGVVATFAGRHLDIEATFTIRLVNDSQKLGLTVLASPDGSEVTRIVFWPDARRLSIKRARSSTDALVRRQDLHGTLVLEEGEALRLRVLLDGSVLEVYANDRLALATRVYPVSEASVLGSVFVEGEVDVALQVWAMGSLHEGPRSALTRPLVTLPRPTPD; from the coding sequence ATGACCGTACCGCGCGCGCTGTCGCTTGATGCGCGAGGCCGGCTGAACCTGTGCCCGGTGGCCGAAATCGCGGCGCTGCGCGAGGCGCTGGTCGACGTGGCCACGAGCGGCGCCCAGCGCGGGGTCGTGGCCACCTTCGCCGGCCGCCACCTCGACATCGAGGCGACGTTCACGATCCGTTTGGTCAATGACAGCCAGAAGCTCGGCCTGACGGTGCTGGCCTCGCCTGACGGCAGCGAGGTGACGCGCATCGTCTTCTGGCCCGATGCCCGTCGCCTGTCGATCAAGCGCGCGCGCAGCTCGACCGATGCCCTGGTGCGTCGGCAGGATCTGCACGGGACGCTGGTACTCGAAGAGGGCGAGGCACTGCGCCTGCGCGTGCTGCTCGATGGCAGCGTGCTGGAGGTCTACGCCAATGACCGGCTCGCCCTGGCCACCCGCGTGTACCCCGTCAGCGAGGCGAGTGTGCTGGGGTCGGTGTTTGTCGAAGGCGAGGTGGACGTGGCGCTGCAGGTCTGGGCGATGGGCAGCCTCCACGAAGGGCCGCGCAGCGCGCTGACACGGCCGCTAGTGACGCTGCCCAGGCCGACCCCGGACTAA
- a CDS encoding LysE family transporter, which yields MYGIADYGAFCAAIVVFLALPGPGTFALLGATSKGGFRGGAAATLGLIVGDQILLWLAVAGVAALLSAHPAWFDAVRWAGAAYLGWIGLKLLIARDGESASPVQIAPHHYARQALLITVLNPKAIVFYMAFFPFFIDPATHRGIPTFLAMAVTIAVITAVWCLTLCAFAEAIAAKVRAHRRVGTALQRFAGLCMIGFGLRLIRS from the coding sequence ATGTACGGCATCGCGGACTACGGCGCCTTCTGCGCCGCCATCGTCGTGTTCCTGGCGCTGCCGGGGCCGGGCACCTTCGCGCTGCTGGGCGCGACCTCCAAGGGCGGTTTCCGGGGCGGCGCGGCAGCGACACTCGGGCTGATCGTCGGCGACCAGATCCTGCTGTGGCTGGCGGTGGCCGGCGTGGCCGCGCTGCTGAGCGCACATCCCGCGTGGTTCGACGCGGTGCGCTGGGCGGGGGCGGCCTACCTCGGCTGGATCGGCCTGAAGCTGCTCATCGCCCGCGACGGCGAATCCGCCAGCCCGGTGCAGATCGCCCCGCACCACTACGCCCGGCAGGCGCTGCTCATCACCGTGCTGAACCCGAAGGCCATCGTGTTCTACATGGCCTTCTTCCCCTTCTTCATCGACCCGGCCACGCACCGCGGCATTCCCACCTTCCTGGCGATGGCCGTGACCATCGCGGTCATCACCGCGGTCTGGTGTCTGACGCTGTGCGCGTTTGCCGAGGCGATCGCCGCCAAGGTGCGCGCGCACCGGCGCGTCGGCACGGCCCTTCAGCGTTTCGCGGGGCTGTGCATGATCGGATTCGGCCTGCGCCTGATACGCTCCTGA
- a CDS encoding TetR/AcrR family transcriptional regulator → MKVTKAQAAANRAHVVETASQLFRERGFDGVGVADLMAAAGFTHGGFYKQFGSKADLMAEAMVCGIAQTGTLAEGVEASEFIRHYLSRAHRDSRATGCTVAALSGDAARQPDSVRVAFKDGVERLLALLSQKGLSSDPAEAAQARVRILDVLSHAVGAIVLSRACPDDSPLADEILAVCRDAILRSQTPPGTEKATTRKRKTV, encoded by the coding sequence ATGAAAGTCACCAAGGCACAGGCAGCAGCCAATCGAGCGCACGTCGTCGAGACGGCTTCTCAACTGTTTCGGGAGCGCGGGTTCGATGGGGTCGGTGTTGCCGATCTGATGGCGGCGGCAGGCTTCACCCACGGCGGCTTCTACAAGCAGTTCGGCTCCAAGGCTGACCTGATGGCCGAGGCCATGGTCTGTGGCATTGCGCAGACCGGGACGCTGGCCGAAGGCGTAGAGGCGTCTGAGTTCATCAGGCACTATCTCTCGCGCGCGCACCGGGACAGCCGTGCGACCGGCTGCACGGTGGCTGCGCTGAGCGGTGACGCTGCGCGACAGCCGGATTCGGTCCGGGTCGCCTTCAAGGATGGCGTCGAGCGCCTCCTGGCACTGCTGAGCCAAAAGGGCCTTTCATCGGACCCGGCCGAGGCCGCTCAGGCGCGCGTCAGGATCCTTGACGTGCTGTCACACGCGGTGGGCGCCATCGTCCTGTCGAGGGCCTGCCCGGACGATTCCCCGCTCGCCGATGAAATCCTGGCGGTCTGCCGCGACGCCATCCTGCGTTCGCAGACGCCGCCCGGCACCGAGAAGGCAACGACTCGCAAGCGCAAGACCGTCTGA
- a CDS encoding MerR family transcriptional regulator: MTTLDRSTPDARDVSQVTYTITELAQEFDITPRAIRFYEDMGLLTPARDGRNRVYTHRDRTRLKLTLRGKRLGLSLQEIKQLVDMYESPSDTAQQLNAFLAILQAHRDQLVQQMEDIRVTLEEIEQHEERARNLLAEAGR; encoded by the coding sequence ATGACCACCCTCGACCGCTCGACCCCGGACGCCCGCGATGTCTCCCAGGTGACCTACACCATCACCGAGCTGGCGCAGGAGTTCGACATCACCCCGCGCGCGATCCGTTTCTACGAGGACATGGGCCTGCTCACCCCGGCCCGCGACGGCCGCAACCGCGTCTACACCCACCGCGACCGCACCCGGCTCAAGCTCACGCTGCGCGGCAAGCGGCTCGGCCTGAGCCTGCAGGAGATCAAGCAGCTGGTGGACATGTACGAGTCGCCCTCGGACACGGCGCAGCAGCTCAACGCCTTCCTGGCCATCCTGCAGGCGCACCGCGACCAGCTTGTGCAACAGATGGAGGACATCCGCGTCACGCTCGAAGAGATCGAGCAGCACGAGGAGCGGGCGCGCAACCTGCTGGCCGAGGCCGGGCGTTAG
- the aceK gene encoding bifunctional isocitrate dehydrogenase kinase/phosphatase, protein MFPQQLNDTRAFDIASTLIEGFNRHYRLFREASAQAKDRFERADWHGQQRAQRERIEFYDLRVQEAVERLQTGFQAGALGMDVWQQVKLHYIGLLTNHRQPELAETFFNSVTTHILHRDYFHNDFIFVRPAVSTEYIENDEPTAKPTFRAWYPTRPTLRETLAEIVRSFDLQGPWEDFERDLDDVHAAADTAIGQDRLRTNFQLQVLSSLFFRNKGAYVIGKIVNGHVETPFALPILHAADGAFYIDAALFGEDDLQRLFSFVRAYFLVEMEIPSAYVQFLRSMMPRKPRSEIYNALGLQKQGKTLFFRDFQFHLRHSTDRFRIAPGIKGMVMLVFDLPSYPFVFKLIKDYYPPQKDTSRALIKSKYLLVKQHDRVGRMADTLEFSNVAFPRARFTDELIAEIEKFAPSLLEISDRDGDGHLEVILKHVYIERRMIPLNIYLQDATPAQLEHAVIEYGNAIKDLVAANIFPGDMLWKNFGVMRHNKVVFYDYDEIEYVTDCNFRRVPTPRNEEEEMSGEIWYSVGPKDVFPETFGPFLLGNPAVRAVFMKHHADLLDAAFWQGHQARIRAGHVHDVFPYEQDKRFSHHRP, encoded by the coding sequence ATGTTCCCCCAGCAGCTCAACGACACCCGCGCCTTCGACATCGCCAGCACGCTGATCGAAGGATTCAACCGCCACTACCGCCTCTTCCGGGAGGCCAGCGCGCAGGCCAAGGACCGCTTCGAGCGCGCCGACTGGCACGGCCAGCAGCGTGCCCAGCGCGAGCGCATCGAGTTCTACGACCTGCGGGTCCAGGAAGCGGTCGAGCGGCTGCAGACTGGATTCCAGGCCGGCGCGCTCGGCATGGACGTCTGGCAGCAGGTCAAGCTGCACTACATCGGCCTGCTGACCAACCACCGCCAGCCCGAACTCGCCGAGACCTTCTTCAACTCGGTCACCACCCACATCCTGCACCGGGACTACTTCCACAACGACTTCATCTTCGTGCGCCCGGCGGTGTCCACCGAGTACATCGAGAACGACGAGCCCACCGCCAAGCCGACCTTCCGCGCCTGGTATCCGACGCGCCCGACGCTGCGCGAGACGCTGGCGGAGATCGTGCGCAGCTTCGACCTGCAAGGCCCGTGGGAGGACTTCGAGCGCGACCTCGACGACGTGCACGCCGCGGCCGACACCGCCATCGGCCAGGACCGGCTGCGCACCAACTTCCAGCTCCAGGTGCTGTCGTCGCTGTTCTTCCGCAACAAGGGCGCCTACGTCATCGGCAAGATCGTCAACGGCCATGTCGAGACGCCGTTCGCGCTGCCGATCCTGCACGCCGCGGACGGCGCGTTCTACATCGACGCCGCGCTCTTCGGCGAGGACGACCTGCAGCGGCTGTTCAGCTTCGTGCGGGCCTACTTCCTGGTCGAGATGGAGATCCCCTCGGCCTATGTGCAGTTCCTGCGCTCGATGATGCCGAGGAAGCCGCGCAGCGAGATCTACAACGCGCTCGGCCTGCAGAAGCAGGGCAAGACGCTGTTCTTCCGCGACTTCCAGTTCCACCTGCGCCACTCGACCGACCGTTTCCGCATCGCGCCCGGCATCAAGGGCATGGTGATGCTGGTGTTCGACCTGCCGAGCTACCCGTTTGTCTTCAAGCTCATCAAGGACTACTACCCGCCGCAGAAGGACACCAGCCGCGCCCTCATCAAGAGCAAGTACCTGCTCGTCAAGCAGCACGACCGCGTCGGGCGCATGGCCGACACGCTGGAGTTCAGCAACGTCGCCTTCCCGCGCGCGCGTTTCACGGACGAGCTGATCGCCGAGATCGAGAAGTTCGCGCCCAGCCTGCTGGAGATCTCCGACCGCGACGGCGACGGCCACCTGGAGGTCATCCTCAAGCACGTCTACATCGAGCGCCGGATGATCCCGCTGAACATCTACCTGCAGGACGCCACGCCCGCGCAGCTCGAACACGCCGTCATCGAGTACGGGAACGCCATCAAGGACCTGGTGGCGGCCAACATCTTCCCCGGCGACATGCTGTGGAAGAACTTCGGCGTGATGCGGCACAACAAGGTCGTGTTCTACGACTACGACGAGATCGAGTACGTCACCGACTGCAACTTCCGCCGCGTGCCCACCCCGCGCAACGAGGAAGAGGAGATGAGCGGCGAGATCTGGTATTCGGTCGGCCCGAAGGACGTGTTTCCCGAGAC
- a CDS encoding alpha/beta fold hydrolase: MKHLFKTAVRGLVLFTTLQTSTLLAAAPVASGADHNHLLIEQSIEQKSEVTWKQVPTRTITASDVNFAYRELGKHHGGTPVVLLTHLAAVLDNWDPRIIDSLAARHHVIAFDNRGIGATSGSPSNSMEQMADDAITFINAMGFEKVDLLGFSLGGMVAQELVLKQPQLVRKIVLAGTGPAGGEGISAVAGVTFYDMLRGAFTGQDAKQFLFFTRTPSGIQAGKAFLERLKERTEGRDKEISVSAFFAQLEALHLWGQKAPADLSVIQQPVLVVNGDDDRMVPTVNTYDLARRLPNSRLVIYPDAGHGGIFQFHADFVRSTLDFLGR, encoded by the coding sequence ATGAAACATCTATTCAAGACGGCCGTCCGGGGACTCGTTCTGTTCACGACCCTCCAGACGTCAACGCTACTGGCGGCAGCGCCTGTCGCCAGTGGGGCGGACCACAACCACCTGTTGATCGAACAGTCGATCGAACAAAAGTCCGAGGTCACCTGGAAGCAGGTTCCCACCCGCACCATCACGGCTAGCGACGTGAACTTCGCGTACCGGGAACTGGGCAAGCACCACGGCGGAACGCCTGTGGTGTTGCTGACCCATCTGGCCGCAGTTCTGGACAACTGGGATCCACGGATCATTGACAGCCTCGCGGCCAGGCACCACGTCATTGCCTTCGACAACCGTGGCATCGGGGCAACTAGCGGCTCGCCGTCGAATTCGATGGAACAGATGGCGGACGACGCCATCACCTTCATCAACGCAATGGGCTTCGAGAAAGTGGATCTCCTGGGGTTTTCGTTGGGCGGCATGGTCGCCCAGGAACTCGTGCTGAAGCAGCCGCAACTCGTCCGCAAGATCGTGCTCGCTGGCACCGGCCCTGCGGGAGGCGAAGGCATCAGCGCCGTGGCGGGGGTGACTTTCTACGACATGCTCCGGGGTGCCTTCACGGGTCAGGATGCGAAACAGTTCCTGTTCTTCACGCGAACACCCAGTGGCATCCAGGCGGGGAAGGCATTCCTGGAGCGGTTGAAGGAACGCACCGAGGGCCGTGACAAGGAGATCTCGGTGAGCGCATTCTTCGCCCAGTTGGAGGCGCTGCACTTGTGGGGGCAGAAGGCGCCAGCCGATCTGTCAGTGATCCAGCAGCCTGTGCTGGTGGTCAATGGTGACGACGACCGGATGGTCCCGACGGTCAACACGTACGATCTGGCACGGCGGCTGCCGAACAGCCGACTGGTCATCTATCCCGATGCCGGACACGGCGGGATCTTCCAGTTTCACGCCGACTTTGTCCGCAGCACGCTCGACTTTCTAGGCCGTTGA
- a CDS encoding MBL fold metallo-hydrolase, which yields MANPQEHELTYVLGDTLPAAGHTLEIAPGVRWLRMGLPFALDHINLWLVRDELDGRQGWTIVDCGIANDATRAAWERIFAEELDGLPVLRVLVTHMHPDHIGLAHWLTTRWSTPEWPCRLWISLSDWNAARMASISTTGFGGEAAAAFFGSHGVTDPAALDKVRQRGNYYASMVPAVPQQFRRMMEGQRLTMGGHVWTCHAGFGHAPEHISLHCEALGVLISGDMVLPRISTNISVIDIEPEADPLPLYLASIERMRRLPADTLILPAHGKPFRGLHPRIQQLQDHHTDRLADVMAACAVRPHSAFEILPVLFRRELDLHQLTFAMGEAIAHLHALWLDGDLKRVRQADGVWRFGVV from the coding sequence ATGGCGAACCCTCAGGAACACGAACTCACCTATGTGCTGGGCGACACGCTGCCCGCGGCTGGTCACACGCTGGAGATCGCGCCGGGCGTGCGGTGGCTGCGCATGGGCCTGCCCTTCGCGCTGGACCACATCAACCTCTGGCTGGTGCGCGACGAACTCGACGGCCGCCAGGGCTGGACCATCGTCGACTGCGGCATCGCCAATGACGCCACGCGCGCCGCGTGGGAGCGCATCTTTGCCGAGGAGCTGGACGGACTGCCCGTGCTGCGTGTCCTCGTCACCCACATGCACCCGGACCACATCGGCCTGGCGCACTGGCTGACCACGCGCTGGAGCACGCCCGAGTGGCCCTGCCGGCTGTGGATCAGCCTGTCGGACTGGAACGCGGCGCGCATGGCGTCGATCTCGACCACCGGCTTCGGCGGCGAGGCGGCAGCGGCCTTCTTCGGCAGCCATGGCGTGACCGATCCGGCCGCACTCGACAAGGTGCGCCAGCGCGGCAACTACTACGCCAGCATGGTGCCTGCCGTGCCACAGCAGTTCCGCCGGATGATGGAAGGGCAGCGGCTGACGATGGGCGGCCATGTCTGGACCTGCCACGCCGGCTTCGGCCATGCGCCGGAACACATCAGCCTGCACTGCGAGGCGCTCGGCGTGCTGATCTCGGGTGACATGGTGCTGCCGCGCATCTCGACCAACATCAGCGTCATCGACATCGAGCCGGAGGCCGATCCGCTGCCGCTGTACCTGGCATCGATCGAGCGCATGCGCCGCTTGCCGGCCGACACGCTGATCCTGCCGGCCCACGGCAAGCCTTTCCGCGGTCTGCATCCCCGCATCCAGCAACTGCAGGACCACCACACCGACCGCCTCGCCGACGTGATGGCCGCCTGCGCGGTGCGGCCGCACTCGGCCTTCGAGATCCTGCCGGTGCTGTTCAGGCGCGAACTCGACCTGCACCAGCTCACCTTCGCGATGGGCGAGGCCATCGCCCACCTGCACGCGCTGTGGCTGGACGGCGACCTGAAGCGGGTGCGTCAGGCGGACGGAGTCTGGCGCTTCGGCGTGGTCTGA